The Clostridia bacterium DNA segment AAATCCATGGAACGAATTCGAATGCGGCAGCAACTATGCCCGGTCCATGGCAAGCTTTGCCCTTTTGCCTCTTCTTTCGGGCTTTGAATTTGATATGCCTCATAAATATATCGGATTTAATCCGTATAGCAAAGACAATTTCAAATGTCTGTGGAGCTTGGCAGATGGCTGGGGTAATTTTGAAGTGCAAAAAAATAAAGTAACCATTTCGGTTTATGGCACAATGACCCTTTCTTCATTGGGATTAAAATTCTGCGAATCGGTAAAAGAACTTAAAATTGACGGCAAAAGTATTGATTTCCAATTTGAAAATGGTATAATTAAATTTAAAGAAACAACCATTTCAAAATGTCTGGAGATTACAGTATGAAAAATCTTGAAATCACCACTGCACAAATTGCAAAGATTTGTGATGTTTCCCAGGGCACGGTGGACAGAGCGTTAAACAACCGCCCCGATATCAACGCCGAAACCAAACAGAAAATTCTGGACGTGGCAAAGCAGTACGGCTATCGGGAAACGGTCCGTACGGGAGGTAACAAGCTCTCAGGACAGGTGGGAATCATTGTTTTTAATCTGCAGAACGAATATTTCGCAGAGCTGATTACCGAATTGGAATATGCGTTGCGTGAAGAGAATTTAGGCACAATCGTGATGATGAGCCATTACGATCCGCAATACGAAATTGAATGCATCCGCAATTTATACAACATGGGTGTAAAGGGGATTGTTTTGTGCAGTGTAAACAACGGCAGTACCTTTGAAAACTATTTAAAGCTGTTTGACATTCCGATTGTAACGGTAGGCAACAAAATCACTTCTCTTCCGTATGTGGGGATAAACGATTCGGCTGCCATGCAGGAAATGACCGAAAAGGTTTTAAAAGAAACCCCTGAAAACATCCTTTATTTTTCCCCGGCACTCCGCTATACCAACGCCCACGCACAACGGGCGCGGTATGAGGGCTTTCTGCGTGCCATCGGTAATAAAAATTTTACCGTTGTGACAGATATTGCAGAAATAAAATCTTCCTACGAAACACAGACAACCGTGATTTGCTCCACCGACTACTATGCGCTTCAGGTTTACTATAAAACGAGAGGTGTAAAAATTGTCGGGTTTGACAACATCAAAGCGTTAGACAAATACAAAATTGCCATTGATTCGGTGGATTATTCCATGTGCCAAATTGCCAACAGTGCTGTAGATATCATCAAACACAATAAAAGAAAAGATGTCATCATTCCGCATACGATTATTAAACGATAATTTCAATCAAAGGGAATGTAAAAAAAGTCCGGATCGCAAAAACGCGAGTATAAAGGCGAACAAAGTTTGTACAAACTTACAAGAACGACACCAAATGAAGAAAACACGCAAAGTTTTGCGTGTTTTCTTTTGATAAATGCGTTTTTGCTATGAACAAACTTCGCCTCTCGACGTACCTTTGTACGCCTTCGGGTAACCC contains these protein-coding regions:
- a CDS encoding LacI family DNA-binding transcriptional regulator, yielding MKNLEITTAQIAKICDVSQGTVDRALNNRPDINAETKQKILDVAKQYGYRETVRTGGNKLSGQVGIIVFNLQNEYFAELITELEYALREENLGTIVMMSHYDPQYEIECIRNLYNMGVKGIVLCSVNNGSTFENYLKLFDIPIVTVGNKITSLPYVGINDSAAMQEMTEKVLKETPENILYFSPALRYTNAHAQRARYEGFLRAIGNKNFTVVTDIAEIKSSYETQTTVICSTDYYALQVYYKTRGVKIVGFDNIKALDKYKIAIDSVDYSMCQIANSAVDIIKHNKRKDVIIPHTIIKR